The DNA sequence CTTTTTTTATATACCTTGTAAATTCTTCAACTTCTTTATATGCCTCATCACTAGACATAGACTGTATGCATATCCTTTTTATATTTTTTAACTTATATTCTTTAAAGGCTTTTAGTATACATTCTTTGTCGTAATCAGGCCATAATATTCTAGATAATTTATCTTTTCTACTGCTACTTTCCATAGATTGCGAACAAAATGAACACTTATTATTACATCTATTGCCTATCATTATATATGCCGTTGTTGGTGGTATATCATTTTTTCCCTTTGCTATACCCAGTTCTATTGCAGTCCCTATAGATACCCGAATCATAGTACACAGCACTCCTTACTTTCAATAATGTTTAGTTTTTTTAGTTTAGCAAGTTCTCTACATTCTTTTGATGGTAATACAATTTTATTGACACCACATTCAATAGCCATTTTATCTAATTTATTTCTATATTCTCCCCTTGGCCTCATACATCCTAAATTTATCTTTGTATTAGGCAAATTTATTCTAGCCTCACATAAAATATCTATTACCTTATCTATATCTGGCGGTTCTACATTTTCATAATCAGTATTTTTTGTTGGAATTAAAACAATAAATGTTAGTTGTTCTGGTTTATTATTTGTTAAGTATTCTAAAATTTCATATTCACCTTTTATGTTCCCACCCTTTAATCCAATACATATATGAGGAGCTACTTTCGTGAAATTTTGTATATATTCATAAGTGCTTATATAATCATTTTTTGTTTTTT is a window from the Paraclostridium sordellii genome containing:
- a CDS encoding radical SAM protein; translated protein: MNLDEKIRLAYDIKKNKFGDIIEFSYPNQTLAVSITNRNCSLGCAHCNGEYLKNMASLDEIERKIKKRNISSILLSGGCSSDGEVPIELFMEKIKDLKKEGYKLNSHIGLMSKENIEKVCKYIDCVSFDLVFDEETIQEVFKMKKTKNDYISTYEYIQNFTKVAPHICIGLKGGNIKGEYEILEYLTNNKPEQLTFIVLIPTKNTDYENVEPPDIDKVIDILCEARINLPNTKINLGCMRPRGEYRNKLDKMAIECGVNKIVLPSKECRELAKLKKLNIIESKECCVL